A stretch of DNA from Salmo trutta chromosome 12, fSalTru1.1, whole genome shotgun sequence:
GCCAGTCTCTGTGAGGTGGGAGGCTGAAGCCAATCTCTGTGAGGTGGGAGACTGAAGCCAGTCTCTGTGAGGTGGGGGACTGAAGCCAGTCTCTGTGAGGTAGGGGACTGAAGCCAGTCTCTGTGAGGTGGGGGACTGAAGCCAGTCTCTATGAGGTGGGAGGACTGAAGCCAGTCTCTGTGAGGTGGGAGGACTGAAGCCAGTCTCTGTGAGGTGGGGGGCTGAAGCCAGTCTCTGTGAGGTGGAAGTACTGAAGCCAGTCTCTGTGAAGTGGAAGGACTGAAGCCAGTCTCTGTGAGGTGGAAGGACTGAAGCCAGTCTCTGTGAGGTGGAAGGACTGAAGCCAGTCTCTGTGAGGTGGAAGGATGAAGCCAGTCTCTGGGAGGTGGAAGGACAGAACCCAGTCTCTGGGAGGTGGAAGGACTGAACCCAGTCTCTGTGAGATGGGGGGCTGAGCCAATCTCTGTGAGATGGGGGGCTGATGCCAGTCTCTGTGAGGTGGGAGGCTGAAGCCAGTCTCTGTGAGGTGGAAGTACTGAAGCCAGTCTCTGTGAGGTGGAAGGACTGAAGCCAGTCTCTGTTAGGTGGAAGGACTGAAATCAGTCTCTGTGAGGTGGAAGGATGAAGCCAGTCTCTGTGAGGTGGGAGGCTGAAGCCAGTCTCTGTATGGTGGAAGGACTGAAGCCAGTCTCTGTGAGATGGGGGGCTGAAGCCAATCTCTGTGAGATGGAAGGACTGAAACCAGTCTCCGAGAGGTGGGAGGATGAAGCCAGTCTCCTTGAGGTGGGAGGACTGAAGCCAGTCTCTGTGAGGTGGGGGGCTGAAGCCAGTCTCTGTGAGGTGGAAGTACTGAAGCCAGTCTCTGTGAAGTGGAAGGACTGAAGCCAGTCTCTGTGAGGTGGAAGGACTGAAGCCAGTCTCTGTGAGGTGGGGGGCTGAAGCCAGTCTCTGTGAGGTGGAAGGATGAAGCCAGTCTCTGGGAGGTGGAAGGACAGAACCCAGTCTCTGGGAGGTGGAAGGACTGAACCCAGTCTCTGTGAGATGGGAGGATGAAGCCAGTCTCCGTGAGGTGGGAGGCTGAAGCCAGTCTCTGTGAGGTGGGAGGCTGAAGCCAGTCTCTGTGAGGTGGGGGACTGAAGCCAGTCTCTGTGAGGTGGGAGGCTGAAGCCAGTCTCTGTGAGGTGGGAGGCTGAAGCCAGTCTCTGTGAGGTGGGAGGACTGAAGCCAGTCTTTGTGAGATGGGGGGCTGAATCCAGTCTGGAGAAGTAAGTGAATAAGAAACATTGAGGAAGTGTTTGATTAACGTGGTTACACGCATACGGTGGGCTAAAAATatcagagtggtgtgtgtgtgagtgtgtgtgtaaaatcGTCTTGTCATGCTTGCGGGGCTCAGCTCCGAACGGTCGCAGAGAGGCAGTCAGGCCTTCACCAGTGATGAATCTGTAAACCGGTTTAGCAGTTGTTGGGAGGGAGGAAACGGTGAACTGGTAATACTGTAGCACTGGAGTCAGGGAGTTGTGCCCCAGACAGATTTCCCTGGAGAGATTAATCAtcacagagacacgcacacaaacacaacacacacaacacacacaaactgtgAACGCACAATACACAAAAACAGAATAATGATAATTCTCCGTGCCACAAAAACTTCATagaacaaaaacatttaaaatgcacgtgcacacatgcacacacacccagacccacacacacacccacgcacacccaCAGCACTTTGTCTATGCAGATAACCTGAGAGGTCTACAAACAGTTTCAACATTTGGTTTCTTCAGATTAAAACCGTCTGTCAGATTacgtctgctctgctctgctacaACTCAACAACATCTTCTTAGTCAGATTATAATCTGTTACATATAGTATAATCTTGTATAATCTGTCACTTGATGTATGACAGTGAACGGTGGCAGGGACAcaggtcaaaatcaaatcaaatcaaatcaaatttatttatatagcccttcgtacatcagctgaaatctcaaagtgctgtacagaaacccagcctaaaaccccaaacagcaagcaatgcatgtgaaagaagcacggtggctgggaaaaactccctaggaaaaacccctgagaaaggccaaaaacctaggaagaaacctagagaggaaccaggctatgaggggtggccagtcctcttctggctgtgccgggtggatattataacagaacatggtcaagatgttaaaatgttcgtaaatgaccagcatggtcaaataataataatcatagtaattgtcgagggtgcaacaagcacgtccggtgaaacaggtcagggttccgtagccgcaggcagaacagttgaaactggagcagcagcatggccaggcggactggggacagcaaggagtcatcatgccaggtagtcctgaggcatggtcctagggctcaggtcctccgagagaaagaaagaaagagagaagagagaattagagagagcatatttacattcacacaggacaccggataagacaagagaatactccagatgtaacagactgaccctagccccccgacacataaactactgcagcataaatactggaggctgagacaggagggatcagaagacactgtggccccatccgatgatacccccggacagggccaaacaggcaggatataaccccacccactttgccaaagcacagcccccacaccactagagggatatctacaaccaccaacttaccgtccgaagacaaggccgagtatagcccacaaagatctccgccatggcacaacccaaggggggggcgccaacccagacaggaagaccacgtcagtggctcaacctactcaagtgacgcacccctcccatggacggcatggaagaacaccagtaagtcagtgactcagcccctgtaaaagggttagagtcagagaatcccagtgggaagaggggaaccgacaaggcagagacagcaagggcggttcgttgctccagcctttccgttcaccttcacactcctgggccagactatacttaatcataggacctactgaagagataagtcttcagtaaagacttaaaggttgagactgagtctgcgtctctcacatgggtaggcagaccattccataaaaatggagctctataggagaaagccctacctccagccgtttgcttagaaattctagggacaattaggaggcctgcgtcttgtgaccgtagcgtacgtgtaagTATGTactgcaggaccaaatcggaaagataggtaggagcaagcccatgtcaCACAGGTGTCATGTCACACAGCCAACAGTGTCTTAGGGATAACAGAATGCATTACTTCAGTACCATCTCAAcatatgaggaggagagaggcaggaggaCAGGGGAAtagagaccagaggagagggaacagagacaggagaaggaacagagagggggagagggaagagagacaggtggagagggaacagacaggaggagaggg
This window harbors:
- the LOC115202651 gene encoding nuclear pore complex-interacting protein family member B13-like is translated as MFLIHLLLQTGFSPPSHKDWLQSSHLTETGFSLPPHRDWLQPPTSQRLASVPHLTETGFSLPPHRDWLQPPTSRRLASSSHLTETGFSPSTSQRLGSVLPPPRDWLHPSTSQRLASAPHLTETGFSPSTSQRLASVLPLHRDWLQYFHLTETGFSPPPHRDWLQSSHLKETGFILPPLGDWFQSFHLTEIGFSPPSHRDWLQSFHHTETGFSLPPHRDWLHPSTSQRLISVLPPNRDWLQSFHLTETGFSTSTSQRLASASHLTETGISPPSHRDWLSPPSHRDWVQSFHLPETGFCPSTSQRLASSFHLTETGFSPSTSQRLASVLPPHRDWLQSFHFTETGFSTSTSQRLASAPHLTETGFSPPTSQRLASVLPPHRDWLQSPTSQRLASVPYLTETGFSPPPHRDWLQSPTSQRLASASHLTETGFSLPPHRDWLQPPTSRRLASASHLTETGFSLPPHRDWLQPPTSQRLASASHLTETGISPPSHRDWLQPPISQRLGSVLPPHRDWLQSSHLTETGFSPSTSQRLASASHLTETGFSLPPHRDWLQPPTSRRLASASHLTETGFSLPPHRDWLQPPTSQRLASASHLTETGISPPSHRDWLQPPISQRLGSVLPPHRDWLQPPTSQRLVSVLPPHGDWLQPPTSQRLASASHLTETGFSLPPHRDWHQPPNSQRLASAPHLTEIGFSPPSHRDWVQSFHLTETGFSPSTSQRLVSVLPPHRDWFQSSHQSHLLLPTLQYCAFV